One window from the genome of Benincasa hispida cultivar B227 unplaced genomic scaffold, ASM972705v1 Contig508, whole genome shotgun sequence encodes:
- the LOC120069571 gene encoding proline-rich receptor-like protein kinase PERK4: protein MDSNYDESAPGPDSPSLPADPPLDSSSSSSPDPPSSSPPSPPSPDPDSNFSPPPPPENDGSSNDSSPPPKDSPSPKSSKDKLDKPSDSKKSPSAPKEGSPRSAPLNSHSPPSRSSSSADALPAPGQTEGKASPKSSARQQSSEADSSPSEINPGVIIGVAVGVGVLIIVLISVVALCTKKKKRKGDPVQYYGDHGRGPRGGDYYNSSQQQNWHNNGMQGPGTDQFGRQPPSASLAGSGWPMSGGDNMTTGSSYTGPPLPPPSPSIAFGFNKSTFTYDELAAATGGFAHANLLGQGGFGYVHKGVLPNGKEVAVKSLKVGSGQGEREFMAEVEIISRVHHRHLVSLVGYCIASGQRMLVYEFVPNNTLEHHLHGKGLPVMDWPTRLRIAIGSAKGLAYLHEDCHPKIIHRDIKSANILIDANFEAMVADFGLAKLSTDNHTHVSTRVMGTFGYLAPEYASSGKLTEKSDVFSFGVMLLELIAGKRPVDPTQAMEDSLVDWARPLMSRALMEGIYEELVDIRLENEFNTQEMARMVACAAASIRHSARKRPKMSQVVRALEGDVSLDDLNEGIRPGQSSIYSATSSDYDSNAYHADMSKFRKIALSDDSSELAASSNDSREMNHPSPGTQRPLF, encoded by the exons ATGGATTCAAACTATGATGAGAGTGCTCCGGGGCCGGACTCTCCATCTCTGCCCGCCGATCCACCGTTAGATTCGTCGTCTTCCTCGTCACCCGATCCACCGTCGTCATCACCACCATCACCACCGTCTCCCGATCCCGATTCCAATTTCTCTCCTCCACCACCACCGGAAAACGATGGCTCCTCCAATGATTCCTCACCACCCCCAAAAG ATTCTCCTTCTCCAAAGTCGTCGAAGGATAAATTGGATAAACCATCGGACAGTAAAAAATCCCCTTCAGCTCCAAAAGAGGGTAGCCCGCGATCGGCACCGCTGAATTCTCATTCTCCTCCATCCCGATCTTCGTCATCCGCAGATGCATTGCCAGCACCAGGTCAGACGGAAGGAAAGGCATCACCGAAATCATCAGCAAGACAGCAATCGTCCGAGGCCGATTCCTCGCCATCGGAGATCAACCCAGGGGTTATAATTGGGGTGGCGGTGGGGGTGGGCGTTCTCATAATTGTTCTCATATCAGTAGTTGCATTGtgtacaaagaagaagaagagaaagggaGATCCTGTGCAATATTATGGAGATCATGGTCGTGGACCTAGAG GTGGTGACTATTACAACAGTTCACAGCAACAAAACTGGCACAATAACGGCATGCAGGGTCCCGGGACGGATCAATTTGGAAGGCAACCCCCATCGGCGTCTCTGGCCGGGAGCGGGTGGCCAATGAGTGGTGGCGACAACATGACGACGGGCAGCTCCTACACGGGGCCTCCTCTTCCTCCACCATCACCATCGATCGCCTTTGGGTTCAACAAGAGCACGTTCACATACGACGAGCTCGCAGCAGCGACAGGTGGGTTCGCTCACGCAAACCTGCTTGGGCAGGGCGGGTTCGGGTACGTGCACAAGGGAGTGCTGCCCAATGGAAAGGAGGTGGCCGTGAAGAGCCTGAAAGTGGGCAGCGGGCAGGGTGAGAGGGAGTTCATGGCTGAAGTTGAGATTATTAGCAGAGTCCATCATCGGCATTTAGTGTCTCTGGTTGGTTACTGCATTGCCAGTGGACAAAGAATGTTGGTCTATGAGTTTGTTCCCAACAACACTTTGGAGCATCACCTTCATG gcaAAGGTCTTCCAGTAATGGATTGGCCAACAAGACTTCGTATTGCCATAGGTTCTGCCAAGGGTCTTGCTTACCTTCATGAAGATT GTCATCCAAAGATTATTCATCGAGATATCAAGTCAGCCAATATTCTGATCGATGCCAATTTTGAAGCAATG GTGGCTGATTTTGGATTGGCTAAGCTATCAACAGATAATCACACACATGTCTCCACTAGAGTCATGGGTACATTCGG GTATTTGGCACCAGAATATGCATCAAGCGGAAAGTTGACAGAGAAGTCTGACGTGTTCTCATTTGGTGTAATGTTGTTGGAGCTCATCGCAGGCAAAAGACCTGTAGATCCTACTCAAGCCATGGAGGATAGCTTAGTTGATTGG GCTCGACCATTAATGAGTCGGGCATTGATGGAAGGGATCTACGAGGAGCTGGTAGATATCCGCTTAGAGAATGAGTTCAATACACAAGAAATGGCTCGAATGGTGGCTTGTGCTGCAGCTTCCATCCGCCACTCGGCTAGAAAACGCCCTAAAATGAGCCAGGTGGTTCGAGCCTTAGAAGGAGATGTTTCCTTGGACGACTTAAACGAAGGGATAAGACCAGGCCAAAGCTCCATTTACAGCGCCACCAGCTCTGACTATGATTCCAACGCCTATCATGCCGACATGTCGAAATTCAGGAAGATCGCTTTGTCAGACGACAGCAGTGAACTCGCAGCTTCCAGCAATGACTCTAGAGAGATGAACCATCCCAGCCCCGGGACTCAAAGGCCGCTCTTTTGA